From a region of the Arachis ipaensis cultivar K30076 chromosome B09, Araip1.1, whole genome shotgun sequence genome:
- the LOC107615712 gene encoding uncharacterized protein LOC107615712, whose product MSYFSVVPNQGNHRVAEHEFKLVFLNRTTVIPISDDAIPKTCFSFCPFDELLKMTEDYVYLVDVIGLLTSVGEEKELTIRCALFGEYVDEVHRFLGSGYMEHSVVVIQLAKVKFFRGQVGLQNVMHATRLFFNPNLAEVVDFKNSMVDQGINGTQPFANEGKGVSLEDNFLRLTRRCTIEELHDNNEEGSFVVFGIVRPTVDEGPLWYSACVCGKSIQPQGGAYYCGFCQHYVTNVTPRYRIKIAVEHDNGHGVFVLFDCEAAYLLKKSCADLFGEVQKDASVVCGNSYPVMFQQLLGKKLLLKIDTKSVGTDKYFGTFRVIEFVMMLLLFPCLSCLTMMWMMSALR is encoded by the exons ATGTCATATTTTAGTGTTGTTCCAAACCAAGGCAATCATAGGGTAGCAGAACATGAGTTTAAGTTGGTTTTCCTTAACCGTACAACTGTTATTCCTATCTCTGATGATGCTATCCCCAAGACATGTTTCAGTTTTTGTCCATTTGATGAGCTCTTGAAAATGACTGAAGATTATGTTTACTTAGTTG ATGTTATTGGTTTGCTAACTTCTGTTGGTGAAGAGAAAGA gtTGACAATACGCTGTGCTTTGTTTGGGGAGTACGTGGATGAAGTGCATCGTTTCTTAGGTTCTGGTTATATGGAGCATTCAGTTGTTGTGATCCAGCTTGCCAAAGTTAAATTCTTTAGGG GACAAGTTGGTCTCCAAAATGTTATGCATGCTACTCGCCTATTCTTTAATCCAAATTTGGCTGAAGTTGTTGATTTCAAAAACAG TATGGTTGACCAAGGTATCAATGGAACACAACCATTTGCTAATGAGGGCAAGGGTGTTTCATTGGAAGATAATTTTCTGCGGCTTACTAGGAGATGCACTATTGAGGAACTCCATGATAACAATGAG GAAGGGTCTTTTGTGGTTTTTGGTATTGTGAGACCTACTGTGGATGAGGGACCTTTGTGGTATTCAGCTTGTGTTTGTGGGAAGTCAATTCAGCCTCAAGGTGGTGCATATTATTGTGGTTTTTGTCAGCACTATGTTACCAATGTGACTCCTAG ATATAGGATCAAAATAGCGGTCGAGCATGATAATGGACATGGTGTATTTGTCTTATTTGATTGTGAGGCTGCTTACTTACTGAAAAAATCATGTGCTGATCTGTTTGGAGAAGTTCAAAAGGATGCAAGT GTTGTTTGTGGAAATAGTTATCCTGTGATGTTCCAACAATTGTTGGGGAAAAAATTGCTTCTTAAAATAGATACCAAGAGTGTTGGTACAGACAAATATTTTGGAACTTTCCGTGTGATAGAGTTTGTGATGATGCTGCTATTATTTCCATGTTTGAGTTGCCTAACTATGATGTGGATGATGAGCGCACTCCGTTGA